One Vespa crabro chromosome 1, iyVesCrab1.2, whole genome shotgun sequence genomic region harbors:
- the LOC124424447 gene encoding uncharacterized protein DDB_G0287625-like translates to NNNNNNNNNNNKNNDNNNNNSNNNNNNNNNNNNKNNNNNNNNNNNNNINNNNNNNNNNNNYNNKNNNNNNNNNNNKNNNNNSNNNNNNNNNNNNNNNNSNNNNNYNNNNNNNNNNNNNNNNSINNYNNNNNNNNKNNNKNNNSNNNNNNNNNNSNNNNNNNNN, encoded by the coding sequence aataacaataacaataacaataacaataacaataaaaataatgacaataacaataacaatagcaataataataataataacaataacaataataataacaaaaataataataataataataataataataacaataacaatatcaataataataacaataacaataacaataataataactataacaataaaaataacaataacaataacaataacaataacaataaaaataacaataacaatagcaataataataacaataacaataacaataacaataataataacaataatagtaataacaataacaattacaataacaataacaataataataacaataacaataacaataacaataacagtatcaataattataacaataacaataacaataacaataagaataataataaaaataacaatagcaataataataacaataacaataacaataacagtaataataacaataataataataacaat